One part of the Xylocopa sonorina isolate GNS202 chromosome 10, iyXylSono1_principal, whole genome shotgun sequence genome encodes these proteins:
- the Dctn1-p150 gene encoding dynactin subunit 1 isoform X4 has protein sequence MSYKIGQRVEVPGKDCQGVIAYIGHPSFATGKWIGVILDEPKGKNNGTIKGQSYFKCAENHGMFVRQSQLILLDEAGNRTEPASPSSAGSSATTPDETSAARARSRLNSSRLSLAGSRTLLSAPSTESLSGSQHERKDGGESLIPAPTSTKRASFIEKSPSTSSSPGKKPKAQDDHNNTGFVETLKPQFVPGQVMAGSAAAANLVEEKLSHLQLQQENENLKSQVRDLTEKVETLRVKRMQDKERMKDFEKTKLQLDQLIEFKTKVMESQASLQRDLQRARQETREAHAAREQFQEEMADLAETVEMATLDKEMAEEKAETLQIELEQLKEKLEEQTLDLEILRTEVSERATGGGTAGGVSSYEIKQLEQQNNRLRETLVRMRDLSAHEKHEFQKLQKDLDQKKSEILELGRTKEKLSSRVEEMEHQIADLQEQVDAALGAEEMVEVLGEKKMALEEKVAELEEAVSDLEALQDMSDQLAESSKELELELREELDVALGAARDAYRHRDAALETLADRELTITKFRELTHQLQDQCLQLQQRVQSTETSKFGMGGAEQQLAEILDFQKTFAETRAQTKAVDLELRRLEAEEARNHVKYLLSFMPPAFLARGGDHDAILTLLLVPRMIQKTEILMSQVREKYRSLDKIDRTAILKGHSVAQYTFRSRLCSYMYALQTFLGCFDSALNVCSPEMLLKAGAAYPEMAAQEKSLDSLIDLAKKDQLDENLPMDAIEKCCGYFCTMFSVLFGETINQARLIVNGTRMLDSSCDAITTDAAAIKTLIQGNSGDIGLLCQYAETTCEVIQQHLKSARRRVLTDHAAAIHTPESNLGLDKDCSEQLFTCYQHAVKIMKTLQILLKSAVQAIITDGDLDTGLSADKLKEMASVSCEKVYDTEDVGPIATIKGSLTSIQQLAANLAQKMAECENELAIRGQLSQQREQTAENEPLQPIKARAQAAKKEAEEIKILSRKLEARDSDILAARLALREKQEELCEMILRKDVAEKKLATQQHEHELNVEKLKRKLEEALNQLKRKEKEFEETMDHLQTDIDSLEIEKGQLKEKLKSVGKKAMMSVSGADHLSGNVNTSSGMQSIDNKFLMQEITALKEALNNENQQKKKLMSDVLRQKLESLDPITSSSRPESIAMKIQELKQKTNDLTKDIKQVMTFPVVPDLRHNKARDLEGPVLEKAMPVYQLLQRQIIMRGLKERADQLINEVLEEVIQRTMGGMAEANFAVFPNREMAAAMQESKLLAAEIAIPHEGQEQVFTVNVGTQELRKIHTLLCY, from the exons TGTGCCGAAAATCATGGAATGTTCGTACGGCAGTCCCAACTTATTTTACTCGATGAAGCAGGTAATAGAACCGAACCTGCTAGTCCGTCGTCGGCAGGTAGCAGTGCTACTACTCCAGATGAAACCAGCGCAGCACGTGCTAGAAGTCGGTTGAATAG CTCAAGACTATCTTTGGCTGGTAGTAGAACACTATTAAGTGCCCCGAGTACAGAAAGCCTGTCCGGATCGCAGCATGAACGTAAAGACGGTGGGGAATCGCTTATACCTGCGCCAACTTCCACAAAACGAGCTTCGTTTATCGAG AAGTCCCCTAGCACGAGCTCGTCTCCCGGCAAAAAGCCAAAGGCCCAAGACGATCACAATAAT ACAGGTTTTGTAGAGACTCTGAAACCACAGTTTGTACCTGGTCAAGTAATGGCTGGTTCTGCGGCAGCTGCGAATCTAGTGGAAGAAAAATTATCGCACTTACAACTTCAGCAAGAAAATGAGAACCTAAAATCTCAG GTTCGTGATCTCACGGAGAAAGTGGAAACTTTACGGGTGAAGAGAATGCAGGACAAAGAACGAATGAAAGACTTTGAAAAAACGAAACTTCAACTCGATCAACTTATTGAATTCAAAACGAAAGTTATGGAAAGTCAA GCTAGCCTTCAAAGGGATCTGCAACGTGCACGTCAGGAAACGAGAGAGGCGCACGCGGCTCGCGAACAGTTCCAGGAGGAGATGGCAGATCTCGCAGAAACCGTAGAGATGGCAACGTTAGATAAAGAGATGGCTGAGGAGAAGGCTGAAACATTACAAATTGAGTTAGAACAATTAAAAGAAAAACTGGAGGAGCAAACGTTGGATCTAGAAATATTACGGACAGAAGTGTCTGAACGGGCTACAGGAGGCGGTACGGCTGGCGGAGTTTCAAGTTACGAGATAAAACAGTTGGAACAGCAAAACAATCGGTTACGGGAAACCCTTGTCAGGATGCGGGATCTTTCTGCGCATGAAAAACACGAATTTCAAAAACTCCAGAAAGATTTGGATCAAAAGAAATCGGAAATATTGGAGCTAGGTCGCACGAAGGAAAAACTGTCTTCGCGCGTTGAAGAAATGGAACATCAAATAGCGGATCTGCAAGAACAAGTCGATGCTGCATTAGGCGCTGAAGAAATGGTGGAAGTGCTCGGCGAGAAAAAGATGGCGTTAGAGGAAAAAGTCGCGGAATTGGAAGAGGCTGTTTCAGATTTGGAAGCGTTACAGGACATGTCTGATCAACTTGCTGAATCATCGAAAGAATTAGAGCTAGAATTACGCGAAGAATTAGACGTAGCTCTTGGAGCAGCACGAGATGCATATCGACATCGTGACGCAGCCTTAGAGACACTAGCGGACCGCGAGTTAACGATCACAAAGTTCCGCGAGCTCACTCATCAGCTGCAAGACCAGTGTTTGCAACTACAACAACGTGTACAATCAACTGAAACCTCCAAGTTTGGAATGGGTGGCGCAGAACAACAATTGGCAGAAATTCTAGATTTCCAAAAGACTTTCGCTGAAACCCGCGCGCAGACGAAAGCTGTTGATCTCGAGTTACGACGATTAGAAGCCGAGGAAGCACGAAATCACGTGAAATACTTGTTATCTTTCATGCCTCCAGCATTCTTAGCTCGTGGCGGAGATCACGACGCTATTTTAACGCTTCTGCTTGTACCAAGAATGATACAAAAAACTGAGATACTTATGTCGCAGGTACGAGAGAAATATAGGTCCTTAGATAAAATAGACAGAACAGCCATCTTAAAGGGTCATTCTGTAGCACAGTACACCTTTAGATCACGTCTTTGCTCGTACATGTATGCGTTGCAAACGTTCCTCGGTTGCTTTGATTCTGCATTGAACGTGTGTAGTCCCGAAATGTTACTTAAAGCCGGGGCAGCATATCCGGAAATGGCAGCACAGGAAAAGTCCTTGGATTCCTTGATAGATTTGGCAAAGAAAGATCAGTTGGACGAAAATCTTCCAATGGATGCTATCGAGAAGTGTTGCGGATACTTCTGCACCATGTTCTCCGTATTATTTGGTGAAACAATTAATCAGGCTCGTCTCATAGTCAATGGTACGAGGATGTTGGATAGTTCTTGTGATGCTATTACTACTGACGCCGCGGCAATTAAAACTCTGATTCAGGGCAACAGTGGTGACATAGGCCTACTTTGTCAATacgcggaaactacgtgcgaaGTAATTCAACAACACTTAAAATCGGCTAGGAGGCGAGTATTAACAGATCACGCTGCAGCGATTCACACGCCGGAATCAAACTTGGGATTGGATAAAGACTGCAGCGAACAACTTTTTACGTGTTATCAGCATGCTGTGAAAATCATGAAAACCTTACAGATATTGTTGAAGAGCGCTGTGCAAGCGATTATCACCGACGGTGACTTAGATACGGGACTTAGCGCGGATAAGCTGAAGGAGATGGCTTCAGTGTCTTGCGAGAAGGTCTACGATACGGAGGATGTTGGGCCTATAGCTACGATTAAAGGAAGCCTAACGAGCATCCAACAGTTGGCTGCGAATTTAGCGCAAAAAATGGCTGAATGTGAAAATGAGTTGGCCATAAGAGGGCAGTTATCGCAACAACGAGAACAGACCGCAGAAAATGAACCGTTACAACCTATTAAAGCGAGAGCACAGGCGGCGAAGAAGGAAGCTGAAGAAATTAAGATACTCAGCAGGAAGCTGGAAGCGAGAGATAGTGATATACTCGCGGCAAGATTGGCTCTTCGAGAGAAACAAGAAGAATTGTGTGAAATGATTTTGAGAAAGGATGTCGCGGAGAAGAAGCTTGCAACGCAACAGCATGAGCACGAATTGAATGTGGAGAAATTGAAAAGAAAATTGGAAGAAGCGCTGAATCAATTGAAACGGAAAGAGAAAGAATTCGAGGAAACGATGGATCATCTTCAAACAGATATCGACAGCTTGGAAATTGAGAAGGGTCAGTTAAAGGAAAAATTGAAATCTGTTGGAAAGAAGGCGATGATGTCTGTATCTGGTGCTGATCATTTGTCTGGAAACGTTAATACATCGTCTGGAATGCAATCGATAGACAACAAATTTTTGATGCAAGAGATAACTGCGCTTAAAGAAGCTTTGAATAATGAAAATCAACAAAAGAAGAAATTAATGTCTGATGTGTTGCGCCAGAAGTTGGAAAGTTTGGATCCCATAACTTCTTCATCCAGGCCGGAATCGATTGCTATGAAAATACAAGAACTGAAACAAAAAACTAATGATCTTACCAAA gATATTAAACAAGTCATGACATTCCCTGTTGTTCCTGACTTAAGGCATAATAAGGCACGTGATCTGGAAGGCCCAGTGTTAGAGAAAGCAATGCCGGTTTATCAACTACTACAACGACAAATAATTATGAGGGGACTGAAAGAACGAGCTGATCAACTGATA AATGAAGTACTCGAAGAAGTTATACAGAGAACAATGGGTGGAATGGCTGAAGCCAATTTTGCAGTATTCCCGAATCGTGAAATGGCTGCAGCGATGCAGGAAAGCAAGTTGCTCGCTGCTGAAATCGCAATACCTCACGAAGGTCAAGAACAAGTTTTTACTGTAAATGTAGGAACGCAAGAACTTAGGAAAATTCATACTTTGCTGTGCTATTAA
- the Dctn1-p150 gene encoding dynactin subunit 1 isoform X5, with protein MSYKIGQRVEVPGKDCQGVIAYIGHPSFATGKWIGVILDEPKGKNNGTIKGQSYFKCAENHGMFVRQSQLILLDEAGNRTEPASPSSAGSSATTPDETSAARARSRLNSSRLSLAGSRTLLSAPSTESLSGSQHERKDGGESLIPAPTSTKRASFIETGFVETLKPQFVPGQVMAGSAAAANLVEEKLSHLQLQQENENLKSQVRDLTEKVETLRVKRMQDKERMKDFEKTKLQLDQLIEFKTKVMESQASLQRDLQRARQETREAHAAREQFQEEMADLAETVEMATLDKEMAEEKAETLQIELEQLKEKLEEQTLDLEILRTEVSERATGGGTAGGVSSYEIKQLEQQNNRLRETLVRMRDLSAHEKHEFQKLQKDLDQKKSEILELGRTKEKLSSRVEEMEHQIADLQEQVDAALGAEEMVEVLGEKKMALEEKVAELEEAVSDLEALQDMSDQLAESSKELELELREELDVALGAARDAYRHRDAALETLADRELTITKFRELTHQLQDQCLQLQQRVQSTETSKFGMGGAEQQLAEILDFQKTFAETRAQTKAVDLELRRLEAEEARNHVKYLLSFMPPAFLARGGDHDAILTLLLVPRMIQKTEILMSQVREKYRSLDKIDRTAILKGHSVAQYTFRSRLCSYMYALQTFLGCFDSALNVCSPEMLLKAGAAYPEMAAQEKSLDSLIDLAKKDQLDENLPMDAIEKCCGYFCTMFSVLFGETINQARLIVNGTRMLDSSCDAITTDAAAIKTLIQGNSGDIGLLCQYAETTCEVIQQHLKSARRRVLTDHAAAIHTPESNLGLDKDCSEQLFTCYQHAVKIMKTLQILLKSAVQAIITDGDLDTGLSADKLKEMASVSCEKVYDTEDVGPIATIKGSLTSIQQLAANLAQKMAECENELAIRGQLSQQREQTAENEPLQPIKARAQAAKKEAEEIKILSRKLEARDSDILAARLALREKQEELCEMILRKDVAEKKLATQQHEHELNVEKLKRKLEEALNQLKRKEKEFEETMDHLQTDIDSLEIEKGQLKEKLKSVGKKAMMSVSGADHLSGNVNTSSGMQSIDNKFLMQEITALKEALNNENQQKKKLMSDVLRQKLESLDPITSSSRPESIAMKIQELKQKTNDLTKDIKQVMTFPVVPDLRHNKARDLEGPVLEKAMPVYQLLQRQIIMRGLKERADQLINEVLEEVIQRTMGGMAEANFAVFPNREMAAAMQESKLLAAEIAIPHEGQEQVFTVNVGTQELRKIHTLLCY; from the exons TGTGCCGAAAATCATGGAATGTTCGTACGGCAGTCCCAACTTATTTTACTCGATGAAGCAGGTAATAGAACCGAACCTGCTAGTCCGTCGTCGGCAGGTAGCAGTGCTACTACTCCAGATGAAACCAGCGCAGCACGTGCTAGAAGTCGGTTGAATAG CTCAAGACTATCTTTGGCTGGTAGTAGAACACTATTAAGTGCCCCGAGTACAGAAAGCCTGTCCGGATCGCAGCATGAACGTAAAGACGGTGGGGAATCGCTTATACCTGCGCCAACTTCCACAAAACGAGCTTCGTTTATCGAG ACAGGTTTTGTAGAGACTCTGAAACCACAGTTTGTACCTGGTCAAGTAATGGCTGGTTCTGCGGCAGCTGCGAATCTAGTGGAAGAAAAATTATCGCACTTACAACTTCAGCAAGAAAATGAGAACCTAAAATCTCAG GTTCGTGATCTCACGGAGAAAGTGGAAACTTTACGGGTGAAGAGAATGCAGGACAAAGAACGAATGAAAGACTTTGAAAAAACGAAACTTCAACTCGATCAACTTATTGAATTCAAAACGAAAGTTATGGAAAGTCAA GCTAGCCTTCAAAGGGATCTGCAACGTGCACGTCAGGAAACGAGAGAGGCGCACGCGGCTCGCGAACAGTTCCAGGAGGAGATGGCAGATCTCGCAGAAACCGTAGAGATGGCAACGTTAGATAAAGAGATGGCTGAGGAGAAGGCTGAAACATTACAAATTGAGTTAGAACAATTAAAAGAAAAACTGGAGGAGCAAACGTTGGATCTAGAAATATTACGGACAGAAGTGTCTGAACGGGCTACAGGAGGCGGTACGGCTGGCGGAGTTTCAAGTTACGAGATAAAACAGTTGGAACAGCAAAACAATCGGTTACGGGAAACCCTTGTCAGGATGCGGGATCTTTCTGCGCATGAAAAACACGAATTTCAAAAACTCCAGAAAGATTTGGATCAAAAGAAATCGGAAATATTGGAGCTAGGTCGCACGAAGGAAAAACTGTCTTCGCGCGTTGAAGAAATGGAACATCAAATAGCGGATCTGCAAGAACAAGTCGATGCTGCATTAGGCGCTGAAGAAATGGTGGAAGTGCTCGGCGAGAAAAAGATGGCGTTAGAGGAAAAAGTCGCGGAATTGGAAGAGGCTGTTTCAGATTTGGAAGCGTTACAGGACATGTCTGATCAACTTGCTGAATCATCGAAAGAATTAGAGCTAGAATTACGCGAAGAATTAGACGTAGCTCTTGGAGCAGCACGAGATGCATATCGACATCGTGACGCAGCCTTAGAGACACTAGCGGACCGCGAGTTAACGATCACAAAGTTCCGCGAGCTCACTCATCAGCTGCAAGACCAGTGTTTGCAACTACAACAACGTGTACAATCAACTGAAACCTCCAAGTTTGGAATGGGTGGCGCAGAACAACAATTGGCAGAAATTCTAGATTTCCAAAAGACTTTCGCTGAAACCCGCGCGCAGACGAAAGCTGTTGATCTCGAGTTACGACGATTAGAAGCCGAGGAAGCACGAAATCACGTGAAATACTTGTTATCTTTCATGCCTCCAGCATTCTTAGCTCGTGGCGGAGATCACGACGCTATTTTAACGCTTCTGCTTGTACCAAGAATGATACAAAAAACTGAGATACTTATGTCGCAGGTACGAGAGAAATATAGGTCCTTAGATAAAATAGACAGAACAGCCATCTTAAAGGGTCATTCTGTAGCACAGTACACCTTTAGATCACGTCTTTGCTCGTACATGTATGCGTTGCAAACGTTCCTCGGTTGCTTTGATTCTGCATTGAACGTGTGTAGTCCCGAAATGTTACTTAAAGCCGGGGCAGCATATCCGGAAATGGCAGCACAGGAAAAGTCCTTGGATTCCTTGATAGATTTGGCAAAGAAAGATCAGTTGGACGAAAATCTTCCAATGGATGCTATCGAGAAGTGTTGCGGATACTTCTGCACCATGTTCTCCGTATTATTTGGTGAAACAATTAATCAGGCTCGTCTCATAGTCAATGGTACGAGGATGTTGGATAGTTCTTGTGATGCTATTACTACTGACGCCGCGGCAATTAAAACTCTGATTCAGGGCAACAGTGGTGACATAGGCCTACTTTGTCAATacgcggaaactacgtgcgaaGTAATTCAACAACACTTAAAATCGGCTAGGAGGCGAGTATTAACAGATCACGCTGCAGCGATTCACACGCCGGAATCAAACTTGGGATTGGATAAAGACTGCAGCGAACAACTTTTTACGTGTTATCAGCATGCTGTGAAAATCATGAAAACCTTACAGATATTGTTGAAGAGCGCTGTGCAAGCGATTATCACCGACGGTGACTTAGATACGGGACTTAGCGCGGATAAGCTGAAGGAGATGGCTTCAGTGTCTTGCGAGAAGGTCTACGATACGGAGGATGTTGGGCCTATAGCTACGATTAAAGGAAGCCTAACGAGCATCCAACAGTTGGCTGCGAATTTAGCGCAAAAAATGGCTGAATGTGAAAATGAGTTGGCCATAAGAGGGCAGTTATCGCAACAACGAGAACAGACCGCAGAAAATGAACCGTTACAACCTATTAAAGCGAGAGCACAGGCGGCGAAGAAGGAAGCTGAAGAAATTAAGATACTCAGCAGGAAGCTGGAAGCGAGAGATAGTGATATACTCGCGGCAAGATTGGCTCTTCGAGAGAAACAAGAAGAATTGTGTGAAATGATTTTGAGAAAGGATGTCGCGGAGAAGAAGCTTGCAACGCAACAGCATGAGCACGAATTGAATGTGGAGAAATTGAAAAGAAAATTGGAAGAAGCGCTGAATCAATTGAAACGGAAAGAGAAAGAATTCGAGGAAACGATGGATCATCTTCAAACAGATATCGACAGCTTGGAAATTGAGAAGGGTCAGTTAAAGGAAAAATTGAAATCTGTTGGAAAGAAGGCGATGATGTCTGTATCTGGTGCTGATCATTTGTCTGGAAACGTTAATACATCGTCTGGAATGCAATCGATAGACAACAAATTTTTGATGCAAGAGATAACTGCGCTTAAAGAAGCTTTGAATAATGAAAATCAACAAAAGAAGAAATTAATGTCTGATGTGTTGCGCCAGAAGTTGGAAAGTTTGGATCCCATAACTTCTTCATCCAGGCCGGAATCGATTGCTATGAAAATACAAGAACTGAAACAAAAAACTAATGATCTTACCAAA gATATTAAACAAGTCATGACATTCCCTGTTGTTCCTGACTTAAGGCATAATAAGGCACGTGATCTGGAAGGCCCAGTGTTAGAGAAAGCAATGCCGGTTTATCAACTACTACAACGACAAATAATTATGAGGGGACTGAAAGAACGAGCTGATCAACTGATA AATGAAGTACTCGAAGAAGTTATACAGAGAACAATGGGTGGAATGGCTGAAGCCAATTTTGCAGTATTCCCGAATCGTGAAATGGCTGCAGCGATGCAGGAAAGCAAGTTGCTCGCTGCTGAAATCGCAATACCTCACGAAGGTCAAGAACAAGTTTTTACTGTAAATGTAGGAACGCAAGAACTTAGGAAAATTCATACTTTGCTGTGCTATTAA
- the Dctn1-p150 gene encoding dynactin subunit 1 isoform X3 has protein sequence MSYKIGQRVEVPGKDCQGVIAYIGHPSFATGKWIGVILDEPKGKNNGTIKGQSYFKCAENHGMFVRQSQLILLDEAGNRTEPASPSSAGSSATTPDETSAARARSRLNSISTRRRNEPTAVRRKTSPAHTRQQSDKLSGSRLSLAGSRTLLSAPSTESLSGSQHERKDGGESLIPAPTSTKRASFIETGFVETLKPQFVPGQVMAGSAAAANLVEEKLSHLQLQQENENLKSQVRDLTEKVETLRVKRMQDKERMKDFEKTKLQLDQLIEFKTKVMESQASLQRDLQRARQETREAHAAREQFQEEMADLAETVEMATLDKEMAEEKAETLQIELEQLKEKLEEQTLDLEILRTEVSERATGGGTAGGVSSYEIKQLEQQNNRLRETLVRMRDLSAHEKHEFQKLQKDLDQKKSEILELGRTKEKLSSRVEEMEHQIADLQEQVDAALGAEEMVEVLGEKKMALEEKVAELEEAVSDLEALQDMSDQLAESSKELELELREELDVALGAARDAYRHRDAALETLADRELTITKFRELTHQLQDQCLQLQQRVQSTETSKFGMGGAEQQLAEILDFQKTFAETRAQTKAVDLELRRLEAEEARNHVKYLLSFMPPAFLARGGDHDAILTLLLVPRMIQKTEILMSQVREKYRSLDKIDRTAILKGHSVAQYTFRSRLCSYMYALQTFLGCFDSALNVCSPEMLLKAGAAYPEMAAQEKSLDSLIDLAKKDQLDENLPMDAIEKCCGYFCTMFSVLFGETINQARLIVNGTRMLDSSCDAITTDAAAIKTLIQGNSGDIGLLCQYAETTCEVIQQHLKSARRRVLTDHAAAIHTPESNLGLDKDCSEQLFTCYQHAVKIMKTLQILLKSAVQAIITDGDLDTGLSADKLKEMASVSCEKVYDTEDVGPIATIKGSLTSIQQLAANLAQKMAECENELAIRGQLSQQREQTAENEPLQPIKARAQAAKKEAEEIKILSRKLEARDSDILAARLALREKQEELCEMILRKDVAEKKLATQQHEHELNVEKLKRKLEEALNQLKRKEKEFEETMDHLQTDIDSLEIEKGQLKEKLKSVGKKAMMSVSGADHLSGNVNTSSGMQSIDNKFLMQEITALKEALNNENQQKKKLMSDVLRQKLESLDPITSSSRPESIAMKIQELKQKTNDLTKDIKQVMTFPVVPDLRHNKARDLEGPVLEKAMPVYQLLQRQIIMRGLKERADQLINEVLEEVIQRTMGGMAEANFAVFPNREMAAAMQESKLLAAEIAIPHEGQEQVFTVNVGTQELRKIHTLLCY, from the exons TGTGCCGAAAATCATGGAATGTTCGTACGGCAGTCCCAACTTATTTTACTCGATGAAGCAGGTAATAGAACCGAACCTGCTAGTCCGTCGTCGGCAGGTAGCAGTGCTACTACTCCAGATGAAACCAGCGCAGCACGTGCTAGAAGTCGGTTGAATAG CATTAGTACACGTCGAAGGAATGAACCTACCGC AGTACGGAGAAAAACATCTCCTGCCCATACCAGGCAGCAATCTGACAAGCTATCTGG CTCAAGACTATCTTTGGCTGGTAGTAGAACACTATTAAGTGCCCCGAGTACAGAAAGCCTGTCCGGATCGCAGCATGAACGTAAAGACGGTGGGGAATCGCTTATACCTGCGCCAACTTCCACAAAACGAGCTTCGTTTATCGAG ACAGGTTTTGTAGAGACTCTGAAACCACAGTTTGTACCTGGTCAAGTAATGGCTGGTTCTGCGGCAGCTGCGAATCTAGTGGAAGAAAAATTATCGCACTTACAACTTCAGCAAGAAAATGAGAACCTAAAATCTCAG GTTCGTGATCTCACGGAGAAAGTGGAAACTTTACGGGTGAAGAGAATGCAGGACAAAGAACGAATGAAAGACTTTGAAAAAACGAAACTTCAACTCGATCAACTTATTGAATTCAAAACGAAAGTTATGGAAAGTCAA GCTAGCCTTCAAAGGGATCTGCAACGTGCACGTCAGGAAACGAGAGAGGCGCACGCGGCTCGCGAACAGTTCCAGGAGGAGATGGCAGATCTCGCAGAAACCGTAGAGATGGCAACGTTAGATAAAGAGATGGCTGAGGAGAAGGCTGAAACATTACAAATTGAGTTAGAACAATTAAAAGAAAAACTGGAGGAGCAAACGTTGGATCTAGAAATATTACGGACAGAAGTGTCTGAACGGGCTACAGGAGGCGGTACGGCTGGCGGAGTTTCAAGTTACGAGATAAAACAGTTGGAACAGCAAAACAATCGGTTACGGGAAACCCTTGTCAGGATGCGGGATCTTTCTGCGCATGAAAAACACGAATTTCAAAAACTCCAGAAAGATTTGGATCAAAAGAAATCGGAAATATTGGAGCTAGGTCGCACGAAGGAAAAACTGTCTTCGCGCGTTGAAGAAATGGAACATCAAATAGCGGATCTGCAAGAACAAGTCGATGCTGCATTAGGCGCTGAAGAAATGGTGGAAGTGCTCGGCGAGAAAAAGATGGCGTTAGAGGAAAAAGTCGCGGAATTGGAAGAGGCTGTTTCAGATTTGGAAGCGTTACAGGACATGTCTGATCAACTTGCTGAATCATCGAAAGAATTAGAGCTAGAATTACGCGAAGAATTAGACGTAGCTCTTGGAGCAGCACGAGATGCATATCGACATCGTGACGCAGCCTTAGAGACACTAGCGGACCGCGAGTTAACGATCACAAAGTTCCGCGAGCTCACTCATCAGCTGCAAGACCAGTGTTTGCAACTACAACAACGTGTACAATCAACTGAAACCTCCAAGTTTGGAATGGGTGGCGCAGAACAACAATTGGCAGAAATTCTAGATTTCCAAAAGACTTTCGCTGAAACCCGCGCGCAGACGAAAGCTGTTGATCTCGAGTTACGACGATTAGAAGCCGAGGAAGCACGAAATCACGTGAAATACTTGTTATCTTTCATGCCTCCAGCATTCTTAGCTCGTGGCGGAGATCACGACGCTATTTTAACGCTTCTGCTTGTACCAAGAATGATACAAAAAACTGAGATACTTATGTCGCAGGTACGAGAGAAATATAGGTCCTTAGATAAAATAGACAGAACAGCCATCTTAAAGGGTCATTCTGTAGCACAGTACACCTTTAGATCACGTCTTTGCTCGTACATGTATGCGTTGCAAACGTTCCTCGGTTGCTTTGATTCTGCATTGAACGTGTGTAGTCCCGAAATGTTACTTAAAGCCGGGGCAGCATATCCGGAAATGGCAGCACAGGAAAAGTCCTTGGATTCCTTGATAGATTTGGCAAAGAAAGATCAGTTGGACGAAAATCTTCCAATGGATGCTATCGAGAAGTGTTGCGGATACTTCTGCACCATGTTCTCCGTATTATTTGGTGAAACAATTAATCAGGCTCGTCTCATAGTCAATGGTACGAGGATGTTGGATAGTTCTTGTGATGCTATTACTACTGACGCCGCGGCAATTAAAACTCTGATTCAGGGCAACAGTGGTGACATAGGCCTACTTTGTCAATacgcggaaactacgtgcgaaGTAATTCAACAACACTTAAAATCGGCTAGGAGGCGAGTATTAACAGATCACGCTGCAGCGATTCACACGCCGGAATCAAACTTGGGATTGGATAAAGACTGCAGCGAACAACTTTTTACGTGTTATCAGCATGCTGTGAAAATCATGAAAACCTTACAGATATTGTTGAAGAGCGCTGTGCAAGCGATTATCACCGACGGTGACTTAGATACGGGACTTAGCGCGGATAAGCTGAAGGAGATGGCTTCAGTGTCTTGCGAGAAGGTCTACGATACGGAGGATGTTGGGCCTATAGCTACGATTAAAGGAAGCCTAACGAGCATCCAACAGTTGGCTGCGAATTTAGCGCAAAAAATGGCTGAATGTGAAAATGAGTTGGCCATAAGAGGGCAGTTATCGCAACAACGAGAACAGACCGCAGAAAATGAACCGTTACAACCTATTAAAGCGAGAGCACAGGCGGCGAAGAAGGAAGCTGAAGAAATTAAGATACTCAGCAGGAAGCTGGAAGCGAGAGATAGTGATATACTCGCGGCAAGATTGGCTCTTCGAGAGAAACAAGAAGAATTGTGTGAAATGATTTTGAGAAAGGATGTCGCGGAGAAGAAGCTTGCAACGCAACAGCATGAGCACGAATTGAATGTGGAGAAATTGAAAAGAAAATTGGAAGAAGCGCTGAATCAATTGAAACGGAAAGAGAAAGAATTCGAGGAAACGATGGATCATCTTCAAACAGATATCGACAGCTTGGAAATTGAGAAGGGTCAGTTAAAGGAAAAATTGAAATCTGTTGGAAAGAAGGCGATGATGTCTGTATCTGGTGCTGATCATTTGTCTGGAAACGTTAATACATCGTCTGGAATGCAATCGATAGACAACAAATTTTTGATGCAAGAGATAACTGCGCTTAAAGAAGCTTTGAATAATGAAAATCAACAAAAGAAGAAATTAATGTCTGATGTGTTGCGCCAGAAGTTGGAAAGTTTGGATCCCATAACTTCTTCATCCAGGCCGGAATCGATTGCTATGAAAATACAAGAACTGAAACAAAAAACTAATGATCTTACCAAA gATATTAAACAAGTCATGACATTCCCTGTTGTTCCTGACTTAAGGCATAATAAGGCACGTGATCTGGAAGGCCCAGTGTTAGAGAAAGCAATGCCGGTTTATCAACTACTACAACGACAAATAATTATGAGGGGACTGAAAGAACGAGCTGATCAACTGATA AATGAAGTACTCGAAGAAGTTATACAGAGAACAATGGGTGGAATGGCTGAAGCCAATTTTGCAGTATTCCCGAATCGTGAAATGGCTGCAGCGATGCAGGAAAGCAAGTTGCTCGCTGCTGAAATCGCAATACCTCACGAAGGTCAAGAACAAGTTTTTACTGTAAATGTAGGAACGCAAGAACTTAGGAAAATTCATACTTTGCTGTGCTATTAA